One part of the bacterium genome encodes these proteins:
- a CDS encoding thioredoxin family protein, translated as MKIEVLGTGCAKCNKLYEAAKEAVQKSGVQAQITKVDDLAQIMKYGVMVTPALVVDGKVVVSGKVPSQEEIARFLK; from the coding sequence ATGAAAATAGAAGTACTGGGAACGGGCTGCGCGAAATGCAACAAGCTCTATGAGGCGGCCAAAGAAGCAGTGCAAAAAAGCGGCGTTCAGGCCCAAATAACCAAAGTGGATGACCTGGCGCAGATCATGAAGTACGGCGTTATGGTCACTCCCGCGCTCGTAGTCGACGGCAAGGTCGTGGTTTCCGGGAAGGTTCCGTCGCAGGAGGAAATAGCCAGGTTCCTGAAATAG